The following are encoded together in the Pseudoalteromonas shioyasakiensis genome:
- the mobI gene encoding conjugative transfer protein MobI(A/C), giving the protein MVEIVNEQWKAEVSDLLQQETDRLKALARAEVDDFWVTHYKVRENAPFKDWGLLGVRIRDFKYGFGIEWYINSFHGQRGKRVVFSKGLRISKTKLRYAFLDCQGLAKEWELALAMEKEEFFSDIRRQVDKLNMLRRRVNVY; this is encoded by the coding sequence TTGGTAGAAATCGTCAATGAACAATGGAAAGCAGAGGTATCAGATTTACTTCAGCAAGAAACGGACAGGCTAAAAGCACTGGCACGAGCTGAAGTTGATGACTTTTGGGTTACCCATTACAAGGTTCGCGAGAATGCGCCCTTTAAAGACTGGGGGCTGCTTGGTGTCCGTATCAGAGACTTTAAGTATGGCTTTGGCATAGAGTGGTATATCAACAGCTTTCACGGTCAACGAGGCAAGCGTGTAGTCTTTAGTAAAGGGCTGCGTATTTCAAAGACGAAGCTGAGATACGCATTTTTGGACTGCCAAGGTTTGGCCAAAGAATGGGAGCTAGCGCTGGCCATGGAGAAAGAAGAATTCTTCAGTGATATTCGACGCCAGGTTGATAAGCTCAACATGCTGCGTCGCAGAGTGAATGTCTATTGA
- a CDS encoding ParM/StbA family protein, with protein MFVLGVDIGYSNLKLAIGQSGSEPKTIILPAGAGPADRMPERIGGGDDETCLYVSVDNERWAAGVPAGRLQGWERELHPEYPTTKTYKALFHAALLMAETDSIDLVVTGLPVSQFHEPQRKSDLVQRLKGVHQVTPKRSITVHDVKVLPQPAGAYMDLVQTGGDLGLIEEGRVVVIDPGFFSVDWVALEAGEIRYSSSGTSLQAMSVLLETIDKLISEDHGAKVGMDRLEKAMRTGDLQVLLFGEKVDISPYLNAAMKKVAPVALTAMRQSMRDESINADLVLIAGGGALAYKEAAKEIFSRSKIIVPEQPVLANVRGFWFYGA; from the coding sequence ATGTTTGTACTAGGCGTAGATATCGGTTACTCAAACCTGAAGCTGGCAATTGGCCAATCAGGCAGTGAACCGAAAACCATTATTCTGCCTGCGGGTGCCGGTCCTGCGGATCGTATGCCGGAGCGTATCGGTGGAGGCGATGATGAAACTTGTTTGTATGTGTCTGTCGATAATGAGCGTTGGGCCGCTGGAGTGCCTGCTGGACGCCTTCAAGGCTGGGAGCGAGAGCTTCACCCGGAGTATCCCACCACAAAGACCTATAAGGCGCTTTTTCATGCCGCCTTGTTAATGGCTGAAACTGACTCCATCGATTTGGTTGTCACTGGATTACCGGTTTCCCAGTTTCATGAACCACAACGTAAGTCTGACCTTGTGCAGCGTTTAAAAGGTGTCCATCAAGTGACACCTAAGCGCAGCATCACTGTTCATGACGTCAAAGTGCTGCCGCAGCCTGCCGGTGCCTACATGGATCTGGTTCAAACAGGTGGTGATTTGGGCTTGATTGAAGAAGGTCGCGTCGTCGTCATCGATCCCGGCTTCTTTTCTGTTGACTGGGTTGCCCTTGAGGCCGGAGAAATTCGCTACAGCTCATCAGGAACCAGTCTTCAGGCGATGTCCGTGCTACTGGAAACCATTGATAAGCTGATTTCGGAAGATCACGGTGCCAAAGTCGGAATGGATCGACTTGAAAAAGCCATGAGAACCGGCGACTTGCAGGTGCTGCTATTTGGAGAAAAAGTCGATATTTCACCTTATCTGAATGCTGCCATGAAAAAGGTAGCGCCTGTCGCTCTTACAGCCATGCGCCAATCCATGCGTGACGAAAGCATTAATGCGGACTTGGTATTGATCGCCGGAGGTGGAGCCTTGGCTTATAAGGAAGCGGCCAAGGAGATTTTTTCACGAAGCAAGATTATCGTGCCGGAACAGCCGGTTTTGGCGAATGTCCGAGGCTTCTGGTTTTATGGGGCGTGA
- a CDS encoding tyrosine-type recombinase/integrase: protein MKLSDAKCRNIKPTEKIQKLTDGAGLYLEVKPSGAKKWRYRYRIAGKETVFTIGDYPTISLSEARIKRQEATELVKEGKHPTTIRQSRKVKNEWESVNTFQALAHEWIEKNKSKWSENYKRQIEINLRRYVFPSIGKLPIKSVESAHILVIVQKIEKQGVDKRKGKKGSPSIALLVKQWCGAIFRYAVVTLRAEYDPAAPIQGAITRPRVRHHPHLEGPELSGFMRALNAYEERGMRQTIIALRLLLLTFVRNGELRLAIWDEFDLENAIWRIPGERMKMREPHVVPLSKQAMQLLRELKTFTGPFGFIFPNRSTANTAMSNTTINRAIEYMGYKARITSHGFRGTASTVLHEHEWPHEIIERQLAHAERNSVVKAYNHAQHLSKRREMMQWWADYLDEIESKALEVD from the coding sequence ATGAAGTTGTCAGATGCAAAATGCAGAAATATCAAACCTACCGAAAAAATACAAAAATTAACCGATGGCGCAGGTCTGTATTTAGAAGTTAAACCATCAGGAGCAAAAAAATGGCGTTACCGGTATCGCATTGCTGGGAAAGAAACAGTTTTTACAATTGGTGATTATCCTACAATTAGCCTTAGTGAAGCCAGAATTAAGCGCCAAGAGGCGACTGAACTAGTAAAAGAAGGTAAACATCCAACGACAATCAGACAGTCTCGAAAGGTTAAAAACGAATGGGAAAGCGTTAATACCTTTCAAGCGTTGGCTCATGAGTGGATAGAAAAGAATAAGTCCAAGTGGTCCGAAAACTACAAGCGCCAGATTGAAATCAATTTACGGCGTTATGTGTTTCCGTCAATTGGCAAGCTGCCAATCAAGTCTGTTGAATCAGCCCATATTTTGGTAATTGTCCAAAAAATAGAGAAACAAGGTGTTGATAAAAGAAAAGGTAAGAAAGGATCACCTTCAATTGCATTGCTTGTAAAGCAATGGTGCGGAGCAATTTTCCGGTATGCAGTAGTAACATTAAGGGCTGAATACGATCCGGCAGCCCCCATTCAAGGAGCTATTACAAGACCGAGAGTCAGGCATCATCCTCATTTAGAAGGCCCAGAACTAAGCGGTTTTATGAGAGCGTTAAACGCCTATGAAGAACGAGGAATGCGACAAACCATAATTGCATTGAGGTTACTACTGCTTACCTTTGTTCGAAACGGCGAGCTACGTCTTGCAATTTGGGATGAGTTTGATCTAGAAAATGCGATATGGCGAATTCCTGGCGAACGTATGAAAATGCGGGAGCCTCATGTCGTACCATTATCCAAACAAGCCATGCAACTTTTAAGAGAGCTTAAAACTTTTACAGGGCCATTTGGTTTTATTTTTCCAAATCGCTCTACTGCAAATACGGCGATGAGCAACACCACGATAAATAGAGCCATAGAGTACATGGGCTATAAAGCCCGTATTACTTCGCATGGATTCAGGGGTACGGCATCAACAGTGCTTCATGAGCACGAATGGCCACACGAAATTATTGAGAGGCAACTCGCGCATGCCGAACGAAATTCTGTAGTAAAAGCTTATAACCATGCTCAGCATCTATCTAAGCGCAGAGAGATGATGCAATGGTGGGCGGATTATTTGGATGAAATCGAATCTAAGGCACTGGAGGTCGATTGA
- a CDS encoding helix-turn-helix transcriptional regulator yields the protein MDNRILRLPQVIELTGFSRSSIYALMKTGEFPLNIKLGQRAVGWKEQDITNWINTRASYTQHYALSN from the coding sequence ATGGATAATCGAATTTTACGTTTACCCCAAGTTATTGAGTTAACTGGTTTCAGTCGAAGCTCAATTTATGCACTCATGAAGACTGGAGAATTTCCGCTCAACATCAAGCTTGGACAAAGGGCTGTGGGGTGGAAGGAGCAGGATATCACCAACTGGATAAATACCAGAGCATCATATACTCAACACTATGCACTCAGTAACTAA